The Apium graveolens cultivar Ventura chromosome 10, ASM990537v1, whole genome shotgun sequence nucleotide sequence CATATTGGATACTTAACAAATGTCAGCTGAGCAAACTTTTAAGCTCTTCCACACCAAGGAGCGTGAACTTGTCAACAAGTACAATTATGTTGTTAGCATATGGAGAAGAGTAAGTCTTGTTCTTTCTACACCTTGATGGTCTCTGCATAAGCACAAATATCATATCACTTTTTACTTAAATGCATCGTGCACCTCTTTCTTTCCCTCTCTCCTCTTTTGTGGAGTGGAAAAGGTTATGAACTTACAGTAATAACAATGTGGTGGTTATGTGGTTTGTCCCCTTTTCAGATCTCAACAATTACTGGAGAACTACGTTATACCGATGCCATGAGACTTCTATACACTTTGGAGGATTATTCCAAAGGGTCAGCTCTATTATATTCATTTGGTTGGGAAAATCGTATATAATCCAAATAGTGGTTGTGTTTTTGGCGTTCTGTTTTTATTATTAGAAAGGATGCATATTACTTTACTTGACATGTCATAGGTAAATGCATGTTATTGATAACTGCATATCATAGAAGGAAATGCATTTACCAAGAACTGCTTAGTTTATTTTCTGAACTGATTTTCTGGTTGCGTATTGTTCTGATGAATGAAACCGATATAGCAATGAGATGAAGTTGCTATGTATCTTTGTAAAAGAATCTACAACTTTGTCCGGGGGTCCACAGGTTTATGTGCCAACACTACTAGTAGCATGTTTTAATTATCCGCTTTATTTTCACAGTTAAATGAAGTCTTTACATCTTAAATGCCAGTAGCATGTTTTAATTATCCGCTTTATTTTCACAGTTAAATGAAGTCTTTACATCTTAAATGCCCCATTTTAACCTAGTATAACAGTATATCTGACTCACCAATTAGCTGCAATTATAATCTGTATGGGCAAATTTGATTTTATTAGTCAATTAACTGTTCCCTACCTGAAATAATTAATCCACCCTTAAGATATCACCAAATATCTATATACGATTTGCTACAGTGGAGATGAATAGCATGGTTAGATTCTTTAGCTGATGCATTAGTTAATCCAGTTTTCCTTGACAACCTGGTCCGTCAATCAGAAATTGTTTGTAGTACCTCTTTGTTACAATGGATATAGTGCTTGCTGCGAGAGTCTTGCAATTCATGAGATTTCTGCATATTTATAAATAATCTTATTTATGAATGGAACCGTATGACATGCAGATTTGCCGAGTATGTAAACGCCACTGTAGCCAACCTCCACCCTCTTCACTGCACAAGGCAAAGAAAAGTCCAAGTTGAGCTTGACATTACAACGATTCCTGCTTTCCTTGTTGTTTTCTTTGTCCTATGGATGGTGTTGAAGCCAAGACGGCCAAAGCCAAAGATCAATTAAGAATCCTTTTGTCGTTGTAAATGTATCAGTGTAACAAAAATGTACTGATTCAATGATGTACGATTCTGCTCCTCCCAAGTAGAAGAGAGTTGGGGTTTTCTTGTATTTTGTAGTTTATTTTTCCGGCAAGTAGTTGTCTTATAGCTcttcaaaagaaaaaaaaatagagtAGGGAAACAGGCAAGAGATAGAATTGAGAAACCAATTTAGATGGGCAAATGTATGTTCACATTTTTTATGTTTAGGTAATTACTGTTGTGTATCTTTTATATAAATCTTAAAAGCACAAGAGCCTTTGCACAAGTTCCCTCGCGGCGAGATGAAAATCTGCTAATGGCCAAGTATAATATTTCACATATTTTTCCGACTTTATAAAGACCAGTAGCACATTTTTGTAAATGTTATAATAGCATACCATACAGCACAAAAAGTAATTACCTTGCATCAACTTTAGTTATTATGGAAGGGCAGTAGTTTGCTGTACaaaattatacaaataatctCGTTTATATATCTTAATTTATGTATTTTTTTTTCCTGGGCGGATCAACTAGATTGTATGTTTGATACCTGATACTAAATACCGAGTACTCACAATGTTGCTATTCTCTCATAAATGGTAGCTTGGAAAAATTAATCTAATGACGcttcattttatttaattacgTGCAGGGCCCGGGGGAATGAGTTACTTTATATTAAAACAATGATATACACGACTAGAATAATTATTGAAAAGTCGGTGTCATTTACAAAATATTTTTTCAAACGctatattaattataaaatatatttatattaagtAATGTAGTAGTATTGTGTACAAATTGTTAGACGTAATTAATGCATATTTAGATCTGGAAGGCCCAGCACTAAAGTAGTAACTACAGTAGTAAGAGAGAGTGGGAAGGCAGGCAGATATCAAGGCTTGCTTAGATGTACAAAAATAACACAAATCTATCTTCATTTTCAAGGTTGTACAACAACAATTTACCCGCGGTTCATAGTTCCATTAACTTAATCACTGGCAGCCAGATCATTCAAGGGCCAGCATTATTTGAATAACGCATCGAGATCATGATCACAATTTAAGCGCATAATATGCCTTCGAAGCATGTTGCTGAATCGGAAACTATCGAACAAATTGTCCAGGAACCATTTCTTCATCTACGGTGTACTTTACATGAGGTTCTAGTTTGAACTTAGGCTGAAGTTGCTGGAGTTGATGCAGTGACAGTATCAGATAGTTTCCGGCCCTTTGTTTCAAGGGGTAAGAGTAGAACAGAGAGCCCCGAAAGAAGCATTACGCCAGCAAATAGAAGAACTGCGGCTGCTTGATGGCAATCAATTACCAATTTGACCGCCGCCAGCGGACTTATCATGCCCCCAACTCTTCCAACAGAACTAGCAATTCCAACACCTGTTGCTCTCACTGAGGTTGGGTATATCTACATAATGGCAGTAAGAACTTAAATATGGAGCATCAGACTAGATTAAAGCAGAGACTAATTTTCTGGGCCATATCAATAATACACACAGTGTCTACTATGTCAAATTATGCAGAGAGAACTAGAGAAGTGAAAGAAAACCTTAGTGATGGGACTTACCTCCGGAGCATATATGTAGGCAATAGTGAAAGTCCCAATGATGAACATACGAGCTCCAAATAATAATCCAGTTGTTAGAATTCCGTTTTGATGTACAACTAGTGGCATGAGGAGGCCACAACCGAGCACAAACATGGAGACCATACTAAGTTTACGACCAATCCTATCCACAATCAGTGCTGATAAAATAATCCCAGGAAGCTCTGAGAGGAGATAAGAGAGCAACATAAGCTACAACCCTTTCAAAAAGTCACGACTAGAAAATCAAGCTATGTATGTCTTACCTGCTAAACTAGTTACAAATACATTGATGTAGAGAGTGTTATCCTTGTTTTTGGAGTTAAATAACTGCAATGTACTTGAGTTACACTGATTTTTCCCATCGCTCAGCTTAGAAGTTAGCAATATAATTCCGTAATATGAAAATGCATTGCCAAAGAACAAAACCCACAACAGAAGGGTCGTTCTTCGTAATTTAGATGATAACAAAATCAATACGGTTGAAAATCCTGAATTAGAGAATACTACTTCCTTTGCTGACGGGGCAAGTAAATTCGAATCTACCCTTCGATCAGATTCTCCATCCAGCTCAATTTTGCTCTCTGGAATGAGGTAACCAGCAGGCAGTTCCTTTTGATTGACTTCCGCTACTCTTCTCATGATGTTAAGAGCCTCAGTTGTTTGGCCATTTATGCATAAATACCTTGGAGATTCAGCTGTCAGACCATAAAAGAGAAGTGCAGCGAAAGCTGGTACAGAAGATAGAGCGACCAGCCATCTCCAACCTAACCGTGGCATGATTAACTAGAACAATAGACTGTTAGGAGTCATCGATATCAACACAAAAGATTTCAATGTGTGTCATATTTAAATTTGGTTGAAAATAATATATTGGTACCTTACTAGGTTAAGATTTAAACAACAAAAAGGGAAGGACCTAGCATAGCTATAGTTTTGAGAATAATTGGGATAATATGTTGAAAAGATGTTTGCTTAATGCATTAAGGTACAGAATTTCAGATGTAAGTTGTAGTCATGGATTTAACATTCCATTAAAGCCAAAATCTATTTCTTGCCATCTTATTTCCTTTAAATTTCACTTTTTTAAATCTATCTTATATGCATGCTTTTGTATTGAAATGATGGGTGATTAAACCTTATATACCAGCATGAATGGACTAGAAGAAGGC carries:
- the LOC141690289 gene encoding organic cation/carnitine transporter 7-like isoform X1, giving the protein MTNHQGQSRRTSYHSPTLGIYSMVNNQDGPMYTLDEALVAVGFGKFQGFVLIYAGLGSISEAMEVMILSFIGESVKSKWNLSSTQESLITTVVFAGMLIGAYSWGVISDKYGRRTGLLSVALVTSGAGLLSAFSPNYIILIILRFLVGVGLGGGPVYTSWFLEFVPVPNRGVWMVVFSTFWTVGTIMEASLGWLIMPRLGWRWLVALSSVPAFAALLFYGLTAESPRYLCINGQTTEALNIMRRVAEVNQKELPAGYLIPESKIELDGESDRRVDSNLLAPSAKEVVFSNSGFSTVLILLSSKLRRTTLLLWVLFFGNAFSYYGIILLTSKLSDGKNQCNSSTLQLFNSKNKDNTLYINVFVTSLAELPGIILSALIVDRIGRKLSMVSMFVLGCGLLMPLVVHQNGILTTGLLFGARMFIIGTFTIAYIYAPEIYPTSVRATGVGIASSVGRVGGMISPLAAVKLVIDCHQAAAVLLFAGVMLLSGLSVLLLPLETKGRKLSDTVTASTPATSA
- the LOC141690289 gene encoding organic cation/carnitine transporter 7-like isoform X2; translation: MTNHQMVNNQDGPMYTLDEALVAVGFGKFQGFVLIYAGLGSISEAMEVMILSFIGESVKSKWNLSSTQESLITTVVFAGMLIGAYSWGVISDKYGRRTGLLSVALVTSGAGLLSAFSPNYIILIILRFLVGVGLGGGPVYTSWFLEFVPVPNRGVWMVVFSTFWTVGTIMEASLGWLIMPRLGWRWLVALSSVPAFAALLFYGLTAESPRYLCINGQTTEALNIMRRVAEVNQKELPAGYLIPESKIELDGESDRRVDSNLLAPSAKEVVFSNSGFSTVLILLSSKLRRTTLLLWVLFFGNAFSYYGIILLTSKLSDGKNQCNSSTLQLFNSKNKDNTLYINVFVTSLAELPGIILSALIVDRIGRKLSMVSMFVLGCGLLMPLVVHQNGILTTGLLFGARMFIIGTFTIAYIYAPEIYPTSVRATGVGIASSVGRVGGMISPLAAVKLVIDCHQAAAVLLFAGVMLLSGLSVLLLPLETKGRKLSDTVTASTPATSA